The proteins below are encoded in one region of Streptomyces cyanogenus:
- a CDS encoding betaine/proline/choline family ABC transporter ATP-binding protein, with protein sequence MIRFEQVTKRYPDGTTAVDDLSFEVSEGELVTLVGPSGCGKTTTMMMVNRLIEPTSGRILVGGEDIATVDPVRLRRRIGYVIQQVGLFPHRTVLDNTATVPALLGWKRAKARARAAELLDLVGLDPKTYGPRYPAQLSGGQRQRVGVARALAADPPVLLMDEPFGAVDPVVREQLQDEFLRMQAAVRKTVLLVTHDIEEAVRLGDRIAVYGQGRIEQFDTPGAVLGAPATPYVAGFVGADRGLKRLSVTTIEPDDLEQPPVARLDEPAGRALERLRAQSARWAVVLDQGGDLHGWVGTGELVAGGTVGELTHRMTAWVPVGAPLKQAFGVMLQYDAGWVAVLDGARFLGVLTPAKLHEALRRSVDADARGVTRGQVPFDSVADA encoded by the coding sequence ATGATCCGGTTCGAGCAGGTCACCAAGCGGTATCCGGACGGCACGACGGCCGTGGACGACCTGTCCTTCGAGGTGTCCGAGGGGGAACTGGTCACGCTCGTGGGACCGTCCGGATGCGGCAAGACGACCACCATGATGATGGTGAACCGGCTCATCGAGCCGACCTCGGGCCGGATCCTCGTCGGCGGCGAGGACATCGCGACCGTCGACCCGGTGCGGCTGCGCCGCCGGATCGGCTACGTCATCCAGCAGGTGGGCCTCTTCCCGCACCGCACCGTCCTGGACAACACCGCGACCGTGCCCGCGCTGCTCGGCTGGAAGCGGGCGAAGGCGCGGGCCCGGGCGGCCGAGCTGCTGGACCTGGTGGGCCTCGATCCGAAGACGTACGGGCCGCGCTACCCGGCGCAGCTGTCCGGCGGGCAGCGGCAGCGGGTCGGCGTGGCGCGGGCGCTGGCCGCGGATCCGCCGGTGCTGCTGATGGACGAGCCGTTCGGCGCCGTCGACCCGGTGGTGCGCGAGCAGTTGCAGGACGAGTTCCTGCGCATGCAGGCCGCGGTGCGCAAGACGGTGCTGCTGGTCACGCACGACATCGAGGAGGCCGTCCGGCTCGGCGACCGTATCGCCGTGTACGGGCAGGGCCGCATCGAGCAGTTCGACACGCCGGGCGCGGTGCTTGGGGCGCCCGCGACGCCGTACGTCGCCGGTTTCGTCGGCGCCGACCGCGGGCTGAAACGGCTCTCGGTCACCACCATCGAACCGGACGACCTGGAGCAGCCGCCGGTGGCCCGCCTGGACGAGCCCGCCGGGCGGGCGCTGGAGCGGCTGCGGGCCCAGAGCGCCCGGTGGGCCGTGGTCCTGGACCAGGGCGGTGATCTGCACGGCTGGGTCGGCACCGGGGAACTGGTGGCGGGCGGCACGGTCGGGGAGCTGACCCACCGGATGACCGCGTGGGTGCCGGTCGGTGCCCCGCTGAAGCAGGCGTTCGGGGTGATGCTCCAGTACGACGCCGGGTGGGTCGCCGTGCTGGACGGGGCGCGGTTCCTCGGCGTGCTGACCCCGGCCAAGCTGCACGAGGCACTGCGCCGCTCGGTCGACGCGGACGCGCGCGGAGTGACGCGCGGGCAGGTGCCGTTCGACTCGGTGGCGGACGCCTGA
- a CDS encoding LutB/LldF family L-lactate oxidation iron-sulfur protein has protein sequence MTGTYLGMPAFPKAAADAVHNPTLRGNLRHATHTIRAKRAKAVGELSDWAELREAGRRIKDHTLRHLDRYLLQLEESVTAAGGTVHWAADADEANRIVARLVKETGESEVVKVKSMATQEIGLNEALEAEGIRAYETDLAELIVQLCKDRPSHILVPAIHRNRGEIRDIFRAEMGEWGRPTPEDLTDAPAELAEAARLHLREKFLRAKVGISGANFMVAETGTLVVVESEGNGRMCLTLPETLISVVGIEKVVPAWRDLEVFLQTLPRSSTAERMNPYTSMWTGTTDEDGPRTFHLVLLDNGRTDTLADRVGRQALRCIRCSACLNVCPVYERAGGHAYGSVYPGPIGAILSPQLRGTASEIDASLPYASSLCGACYEVCPVAIDIPEVLVHLRERVVEGGPAVREGNRVVLRPAKGHAAERAAMRAARWAFSHPGALRAGQRLASRTRRLHPRTLPGPGRAWSGTRDLPAVPPEPFRDWWQRTRGGKDGAR, from the coding sequence ATGACCGGAACGTATCTCGGTATGCCGGCCTTCCCGAAGGCCGCGGCCGACGCCGTCCACAATCCCACCCTGCGCGGCAACCTGCGGCATGCCACCCACACCATCCGCGCCAAACGGGCCAAGGCGGTGGGCGAGTTGTCCGACTGGGCGGAGCTGCGCGAGGCGGGCAGGCGGATCAAGGACCACACCCTGCGCCATCTCGACCGGTATCTGCTGCAGTTGGAGGAGTCCGTCACGGCGGCGGGCGGTACGGTCCACTGGGCCGCCGACGCCGACGAGGCCAACCGGATCGTGGCCCGGCTGGTCAAGGAGACCGGTGAGTCGGAGGTCGTGAAGGTCAAGTCGATGGCCACGCAGGAGATCGGCCTCAACGAAGCCCTGGAGGCCGAGGGGATCCGCGCCTACGAGACCGATCTCGCCGAGCTGATCGTGCAGTTGTGCAAGGACCGCCCCTCGCACATCCTGGTCCCGGCGATCCACCGCAACCGGGGCGAGATCCGGGACATCTTCCGCGCCGAGATGGGTGAGTGGGGCCGCCCGACGCCGGAGGACCTGACGGACGCGCCCGCCGAACTCGCCGAGGCCGCCCGGCTGCACCTGCGGGAGAAGTTCCTGCGCGCGAAGGTCGGCATCTCCGGCGCCAACTTCATGGTCGCCGAGACCGGCACGCTGGTCGTGGTGGAGTCCGAGGGCAACGGCCGGATGTGCCTCACCCTGCCCGAGACCCTCATCTCCGTCGTCGGCATCGAGAAGGTGGTGCCCGCCTGGCGGGACCTGGAGGTCTTCCTCCAGACCCTCCCCCGGTCCTCCACCGCCGAGCGCATGAACCCGTACACCAGCATGTGGACGGGGACCACGGACGAGGACGGCCCGCGCACCTTCCACCTGGTCCTGCTGGACAACGGCCGTACGGACACGCTCGCCGACCGGGTCGGCCGCCAGGCCCTGCGCTGTATCCGCTGCTCCGCCTGCCTGAACGTGTGCCCGGTGTACGAGCGAGCCGGCGGACACGCCTACGGCTCGGTCTACCCGGGCCCCATCGGTGCCATCCTCAGCCCGCAACTGCGGGGCACGGCGAGCGAGATCGACGCCTCGCTGCCGTACGCGTCGAGCCTGTGCGGGGCCTGCTACGAGGTCTGCCCGGTCGCCATCGACATCCCCGAGGTGCTGGTGCACCTGCGCGAGCGGGTCGTGGAGGGCGGTCCGGCGGTACGGGAGGGAAACAGGGTGGTGCTCCGGCCGGCGAAGGGGCACGCGGCCGAGCGGGCGGCGATGCGGGCGGCGCGCTGGGCGTTCAGCCACCCGGGCGCCCTGCGCGCGGGCCAGCGGCTGGCCTCCCGGACCCGCCGGCTGCATCCCCGTACGCTGCCGGGCCCCGGCCGGGCCTGGAGCGGCACCCGGGACCTGCCGGCCGTGCCGCCGGAACCCTTCCGTGACTGGTGGCAGCGCACGCGCGGCGGAAAGGACGGCGCCAGGTGA
- a CDS encoding ABC transporter substrate-binding protein encodes MLGACATGPALEHRGQVTAPPGDSRHLTVGSAGFTESDLLAQLYAQLLNRAGYRTSVLTVANRELYEPALESGQIDVVPEYAATFADWLNAKTHGAGAPPAGSPDLAATMRALRGLAAPRGLTVLPPGRAVDQNAFAVTAAYARRHRLRTLSDLGASGLRVRLAAGDECVQRPYCAPGLRKVYGIDITGIDPKGVGTTQAKRAVQTGRDQMVLTTTTDATLGSFGLVLLADDKRLQNADYVVPVVNRSRAGGPGVAKALDRLNAVLTTGDLAAMNQQVDSWRRLPADVARTYLKDKGLLG; translated from the coding sequence ATGCTGGGTGCCTGCGCCACGGGCCCGGCCCTGGAGCACCGCGGGCAGGTCACCGCACCGCCCGGCGACAGCCGCCACCTGACCGTCGGCTCGGCCGGCTTCACCGAGAGCGACCTGCTCGCCCAGCTGTACGCCCAGTTGCTGAACCGGGCCGGCTACCGGACGTCCGTCCTCACGGTCGCCAACCGGGAACTGTACGAACCGGCTCTGGAGTCCGGGCAGATCGACGTCGTGCCCGAGTACGCGGCCACCTTCGCCGACTGGCTGAACGCCAAGACCCACGGCGCCGGCGCGCCCCCGGCCGGCTCGCCCGACCTCGCCGCCACGATGCGGGCACTGCGCGGCCTCGCCGCACCCCGCGGGCTCACCGTCCTCCCGCCGGGCCGGGCCGTCGACCAGAACGCCTTCGCGGTGACCGCCGCCTACGCCCGCCGGCACCGCCTCAGGACCCTCAGCGACCTCGGCGCCTCCGGGCTGAGGGTACGGCTGGCGGCGGGCGACGAGTGCGTCCAGCGGCCGTACTGCGCGCCGGGCCTGCGCAAGGTGTACGGCATCGACATCACCGGCATCGATCCCAAGGGGGTGGGCACCACCCAGGCCAAGCGGGCCGTGCAGACCGGCCGGGACCAGATGGTGCTGACCACCACCACCGACGCCACCCTCGGCTCCTTCGGCCTGGTCCTGCTCGCCGACGACAAGCGGCTGCAGAACGCCGACTACGTCGTCCCGGTCGTCAACCGCTCCCGCGCGGGCGGCCCCGGTGTGGCGAAGGCACTCGACCGGCTCAACGCCGTCCTCACCACCGGCGACCTGGCCGCCATGAACCAGCAGGTCGACAGCTGGCGCCGGCTCCCGGCCGACGTGGCCCGCACCTATCTCAAGGACAAGGGCCTGCTGGGATAG
- a CDS encoding LutC/YkgG family protein has translation MNSRERVLGRVRRALADVTPQDRPYEEAVPRDYLREHGELTVRQTVELLAENLADYRAIVHRADGEELPLLVTRLLAERGAREVLVPPGLPPEWLPAAGPVRIHDRAADTPQRLDRVDSVVTGCAVAIAETGTIVLDGSPDQGRRRISLVPDHHICVVRVPEQVVSSVPQALERLDPTRPLTWISGPSATSDIELDRVEGVHGPRTLEVILLGRPLSA, from the coding sequence GTGAACAGCAGGGAACGGGTCCTGGGCCGGGTGCGGCGCGCGCTCGCGGACGTGACACCGCAGGACCGGCCGTACGAGGAGGCGGTGCCCCGGGACTACCTGCGCGAGCACGGGGAGCTGACCGTCCGGCAGACGGTGGAGCTGCTGGCGGAGAACCTGGCGGACTACCGGGCGATCGTGCACCGCGCCGACGGCGAGGAGCTGCCGCTGCTGGTCACGCGGCTGCTGGCCGAGCGAGGCGCCCGGGAGGTGCTGGTCCCGCCGGGGCTGCCGCCGGAGTGGCTGCCGGCCGCCGGTCCCGTGCGGATCCACGACCGGGCGGCGGACACTCCCCAGCGGCTGGACCGGGTCGACAGCGTGGTGACGGGCTGCGCCGTGGCGATCGCCGAGACCGGCACCATCGTCCTGGACGGCTCACCGGACCAGGGCCGACGCCGTATCTCGCTCGTCCCGGACCACCACATCTGTGTCGTCCGCGTCCCGGAGCAGGTCGTCTCCTCCGTCCCGCAGGCCCTCGAACGCCTCGACCCCACACGCCCGTTGACCTGGATCTCCGGCCCGTCGGCCACCAGTGACATCGAACTCGACCGGGTGGAGGGCGTGCACGGCCCCCGCACCCTGGAGGTGATCCTGCTCGGCCGACCGCTTTCCGCCTGA